The nucleotide window GCTAATCATCAGGGAGGGACTCCTTGAGGGCGACGCCGACGTTAAGGTCGACGACATAGTCCAGTTCGAGCGCTTCGGCTTCGTGAGAATAGACGAGGTAAAAGATGGAAAGGTCAGGGCGATTTTCGCCCACAAGTGATTCACTCCGGTCCCTGGGGGACTATCTTTTCTCCCATTATTCCCAGGAGGCCTATGAAGAGCGCGAGCACCACCGACGCGTAGTAGATGCCACCGAGCTTTATGTCGTAGTAGACCTGCGCTATGAAGCCCGCTATAAAGAGTATCAGCGATATCAGGACGACGGCGACGTTGATCGTGCTGGGCTTCTCCTTGCCGATCATTATCGGGTAGGCCTCGAAGATCGACGTCAGGAGGAGAGAAGTCGTAACTGCCTTGAGGAACATGTCGGCAATGTTGGGCGGAGAGTCAAAGATTCCAATAACGGTAACTATGCCCATGAAGTAGAGGGCCGCCTTCGACCTGCCGAACTTCATCAGCGATTCTGTTATCTGAACCCCGATCTCAGCAGCCGGGAGGAGACTGGTGAGTCCGGCCATGAATATGGTCAACCCGAGGAACGCGAGCAGCATCGGGTGGTTTGAGAGTATCTTGGGCAGGTCACCCATGAGCGTTATCGCCTGCTCCTCACCACCGTTGGCGTATATGAGGAACTCCTCCGGCCGGTAGGGTGTGACAGCGTAGATGACGGCAAAGGTGGAGAGGAGGCCTATTATGAACTGGATGAAGACACCGGTTCCGATGATGAGCTTGGGGTTGAAGCGCTCGTTGATGAAGCTGCCGAGCATGAGGTAGAATCCGAAACCGAGGCCAACGCCGTAAATGGCACGCTCAGCGGCCGCACGGACCATCTCTAGGGATATCGGGTTCCTAGCGGTGAGCATGTTCTTCGCTATGCTCAGGTACATGGCGTTCTT belongs to Thermococcus sp. AM4 and includes:
- a CDS encoding sodium-dependent transporter, giving the protein MDQIKKWTLYLMVLVAGFATGIGTIGLFPQMWLKYGLTGLILHVIFLAILTYLAILEAERVMKSGYYFTELYTKVSRKPGMILAIFAVGVMFLSYYTANTGLVLLSPVLGTGAVGRLVAKLIMIALILVVITRAKEKTFTIMAIGAFILVILVPVLVILFKTQVPKNAMYLSIAKNMLTARNPISLEMVRAAAERAIYGVGLGFGFYLMLGSFINERFNPKLIIGTGVFIQFIIGLLSTFAVIYAVTPYRPEEFLIYANGGEEQAITLMGDLPKILSNHPMLLAFLGLTIFMAGLTSLLPAAEIGVQITESLMKFGRSKAALYFMGIVTVIGIFDSPPNIADMFLKAVTTSLLLTSIFEAYPIMIGKEKPSTINVAVVLISLILFIAGFIAQVYYDIKLGGIYYASVVLALFIGLLGIMGEKIVPQGPE